One genomic window of Scylla paramamosain isolate STU-SP2022 chromosome 20, ASM3559412v1, whole genome shotgun sequence includes the following:
- the LOC135110141 gene encoding uncharacterized protein LOC135110141, producing the protein MVRYQMLSRDDIVAISSLHKAGHSTRAISDQTGVSVRQVQRYVRRMAEMGGNKIPAKRKPPGNTRKTSLRTLRVVHLELERNPRVSARKIREDNFGLLSNVSVRTLSRCIHDDLQYLSYAARPKPVVSVAQQEKRLAFCDRMKDWTIEQWRGVLWSDESRFIVTASSQGRVYRRPGSDPLDPRYTAPAVRFPDSLMCDEEVFENAGQHLTTLTNIE; encoded by the exons ATGGTGCGCTACCAGATGTTGTCACGGGATGACATCGTAGCCATCTCATCTCTCCACAAGGCTGGGCACTCCACACGGGCTATCTCTGACCAGACGGGTGTCAGTGTCCGTCAAGTTCAACGATACGTGAGGCGCATGGCTGAAATGGGCGGCAACAAAATACCCGCGAAGAGGAAACCACCAGGAAACACCCGCAAAACTTCCCTACGAACCCTGAGGGTGGTACACCTTGAACTTGAACGCAATCCACGAGTATCAgccagaaaaataagggaagacaaCTTTGGATTGCTGAGTAATGTGTCTGTGAGGACATTATCGCGCTGTATCCACGACGACCTCCAGTACCTGAGTTATGCAGCGCGCCCCAAGCCTGTGGTTTCTGTAGCCCAGCAAGAGAAGAGACTTGCATTTTGTGACAGGATGAAGGACTGGACTATCGAGCAGTGGCGTGGCGTGCTGTGGAGCGACGAGTCAAGATTCATAGTGACAGCCAGCAGTCAAGGTCGCGTGTACCGGCGCCCAGGCAGCGATCCCCTTGACCCCCGCTACACTGCTCCTGCCGTCAGGTTCCCTGATTCGTTGATG TGTGACgaagaagtgtttgagaatgctGGCCAACATCTTACCACACTGACCAAcatagaatag
- the LOC135110670 gene encoding probable E3 ubiquitin-protein ligase HERC4, whose translation MNSRLHPMSRRESPILLCEYPFLFNPQAKMLLLRCDATCQGEYFPDHPVIRTFWEVFHKLSLEQKKWFLKFLTGTDRVHILGMKALKLIYNPKHSRRQLPSGRTHLHRPTQPAKIQHLLPVAHTCIAQLNLPRYTTPKRS comes from the exons ATGAACAGCAGGCTTCACCCGATGTccaggagggag AGTCCAATCCTGTTGTGTGAGTATCCATTCTTGTTCAACCCTCAGGCCAAGATGCTGCTGCTCAGGTGTGACGCCACTTGTCAG GGCGAATATTTCCCAGACCACCCGGTCATACGCACATTCTGGGAAGTATTTCACAAACTCTCCCTGGAGCAGAAGAAGTGGTTTTTGAAGTTCCTGACAGGCACGGACAGGGTTCATATTCTGGGCATGaag gcactcAAGTTGATATATAATCCAAAGCACAGCAGACGACAGCTTCCTTCCGGTCGCACACACCTGCATCGCCCAACTCAACCTGCCAAGATACAACACCTCCTTCCGGTCGCACACACCTGCATCGCCCAACTCAACCTGCCAAGATACACAACACCAAAGAGAAGCTGA